One window of Microtus pennsylvanicus isolate mMicPen1 chromosome X, mMicPen1.hap1, whole genome shotgun sequence genomic DNA carries:
- the Hdac8 gene encoding histone deacetylase 8 isoform X5, producing MLNREHRWGRTEEQEPEPRLCPQTVGSGLWLRDGRKWEMEMPEEPADSGHSLPPVYIYSPEYVSICDSLVKIPKRASMVHSLIEAYALHKQMRIVKPKVASMEDLATFHTDAYLQHLQKVSQEGDDDHPDSIEYGLGYDCPATEGIFDYAAAVGGATITAAQCLIDGKCKIAINWSGGWHHAKNSLDC from the exons ATGTTGAACAGGGAACACCGCTGGGGCCGAACAGAGGAGCAGGAACCGGAGCCCAGGCTGTGTCCGCAAACTGTCGGGTCCGGACTTTGGCTCAGGGACGGTCGGAAGTGGGAGATGGAGATGCCAGAGGAACCGGCCGATAGTGGGCATTCGCTGCCCCCGGTTTATATTTATAGTCCCGAGTATGTCAGCATTTGCGACTCTCTCGTCAAGATCCCCAAACGG GCCAGTATGGTCCACTCTCTGATCGAAGCATATGCCCTGCACAAACAAATGAG GATAGTGAAGCCCAAAGTGGCCTCCATGGAGGATTTGGCCACCTTCCACACTGATGCCTATCTGCAACATCTCCAGAAGGTCAGCCAAGAAGGTGATGACGACCATCCGGACTCTATAGAATACGGACTAG GTTATGACTGCCCAGCCACAGAAGGAATATTTGACTATGCGGCCGCTGTGGGAGGAGCTACAATCACTGCTGCCCAGTGCTTGATTGACGGGAAGTGTAAAATAGCGATTAACTGGTCTGGAGGGTGGCATCACGCAAAGAA TAGCTTGGACTGTTAA
- the Hdac8 gene encoding histone deacetylase 8 isoform X4, whose product MLNREHRWGRTEEQEPEPRLCPQTVGSGLWLRDGRKWEMEMPEEPADSGHSLPPVYIYSPEYVSICDSLVKIPKRASMVHSLIEAYALHKQMRIVKPKVASMEDLATFHTDAYLQHLQKVSQEGDDDHPDSIEYGLGYDCPATEGIFDYAAAVGGATITAAQCLIDGKCKIAINWSGGWHHAKKYPNSLCSEDETLMSFRR is encoded by the exons ATGTTGAACAGGGAACACCGCTGGGGCCGAACAGAGGAGCAGGAACCGGAGCCCAGGCTGTGTCCGCAAACTGTCGGGTCCGGACTTTGGCTCAGGGACGGTCGGAAGTGGGAGATGGAGATGCCAGAGGAACCGGCCGATAGTGGGCATTCGCTGCCCCCGGTTTATATTTATAGTCCCGAGTATGTCAGCATTTGCGACTCTCTCGTCAAGATCCCCAAACGG GCCAGTATGGTCCACTCTCTGATCGAAGCATATGCCCTGCACAAACAAATGAG GATAGTGAAGCCCAAAGTGGCCTCCATGGAGGATTTGGCCACCTTCCACACTGATGCCTATCTGCAACATCTCCAGAAGGTCAGCCAAGAAGGTGATGACGACCATCCGGACTCTATAGAATACGGACTAG GTTATGACTGCCCAGCCACAGAAGGAATATTTGACTATGCGGCCGCTGTGGGAGGAGCTACAATCACTGCTGCCCAGTGCTTGATTGACGGGAAGTGTAAAATAGCGATTAACTGGTCTGGAGGGTGGCATCACGCAAAGAA ATATCCCAACAGTCTCTGCTCTGAAGATGAAACCCTGATGTCATTTAGGAGATAG